GGTAGTCATTCCCTATAAACCTCTTCCAGGGTGTCCGCTTAAGGGTGGTCGCTGCCGGCCCGGAGGACATATATTAATACGTGAGTACCATTTGTGGTAGCGTTGGTTCAGTGTCAGGGCAGGTCGGAGACCAATTGCCTGAGCTCCCGTTCGGCGGCATCGGCGTCGCCGGTATTCAGGCTGATCAGTTGGCGCAGATGCGCCATGCTGTCCACATCAATTTCACAGCAATGCAGCCCCAATTGCCGTCCCGCCTGATGGGCCAGGCGCGCCGTCAGGGTAATGTGAGTCTGGTCGTCCAGCCTCAAATCCAGGCTCATGGGTTCATCGGCGAGGGGTTGGCTGTCGTCGGGCAGCAGCAGGAGCGCGCCCTTGAGCGAGATGTCGACCAAGGTGCAGTGCCATAGATGCTGTCCCTGCGTGAGTCTGATGGCGCGGGTAAATTTCACCCTTACAAAGCGGCGGCGATTGGTGGTTGGCATACTGAACCTCCTGAGCCTAAGTGTAGTCGCTGGCGCACCCGGCCGCGTGGCTTTACATGACGGAACCGGTGAACGGCCGGGTAAATGCGGTCACTGTCGCCTTGTCTTTGATCCTTCACATTTGCGTGCCCGCATCCGGCCCTTATAATGGCCCTACTCTCAGGGAGGACACCCGATGCCCAAATACACCGTCTTAGTTTTTTTTCTGGCCGCGCTCGCTCTGGCTGCCTGTGGTCAGGAACGTGCGCCCATCGCCAGTTCTGCTGCGCCCGCGGCTGAGCATAAAGCAGAGGCCAAGCCTGCGGTTGCCGAAGCGGTAGAACAGATTGCCGATAGCTGTATCGACACCAGTAAGATCAACCCGAATCGCATGTGTACGATGGATTACAATCCGGTTTGTGGTTGTGACGGCAAAACCTACAGCAACGCCTGTGGCGCAACCAATGCCGGCGTCACCAGCTGGACCAAAGGTGAGTGCCCCTCCACCCATTGATGCCACGATTTAACGCCCCATCGCCCGATGGGGCCAGGCTTTTGCAGGCTCTGAATGCGCTATCTGATTACCACCCTGGCCCTGCTGTTCACATCCATAGGGTCAGTGGCCGAAGCGCCCGCTCAGCGACTGGTATCGCTCAATCTGTGTGTGGATCAGATGCTGCTGCGGTTTGCGCCGCGCGAACGCATCGCCAGCGTCACCTATTTTGCCGACAACCCGCTCATGTCGCCGTTGGCCGGGCAGGCAGCAGGGCTGCATAAAAACCACGGCCTGGTGGAAGAAGTCATTCCGCTCGGGCCCGATCTGGTATTGGCGGGTGAATACGGTGCGCGCGAAGCCGCTGAACTGCTGCAGGCGCTCGGGTTTAGCCTGCAGCGCATCCCGCTGCCCTATGCTCTGGATGACATAGAAGGTCATCTGGATCGCATGGCAGTTATTCTGGGTAACCCGCCTGCACTGCTCGAGCACAAAGCCCGCTGGCAGGCGCGCAAAACCCGGTTGCAGGCCGCGGCGGCCGCTCTGCCCGAGAGCGAAAAACCCACGGCCCTGATGCTTGGCCCCAACCACGTGGCGCCGGGTGCGGGCACGCTGGAACATGAAATGCTCACCCTTGCCGGTTTTCGCAATTGGGCTGCGTTGGCGGGCAAACAGGGCTTTGCCAGTATCAGCCTGGAACGGCTGGTGATTGATCCGCCAGATGTATTGATTGTGGATCGGGTCGCGGCCGGGCATTTTTCCCTCGCCCATGAAGTGCTCAGTCACCCTGCTTTGGATGCGGCGCTGGCACAGGGCCGTTTGGCCAGCCTGCCCGGCAACCTGAGCGTGTGCCCGGCGCCCAATATCAACGAACTGATCACCGTGCTGGTGGATTTGCGTCAATCACTGGCTGCACGGGAGCGCCCATGAAAACCCTGATACTTTCCGCCGTATTGCTCCTGCTGGCCGCTGTGTCGTTAACGCTGGGGGTGGCCGATATTTCGCTGCTGGATGCCGCCCGCGATGCCTGGGCTGGCGAACAAAGTGCCGCGCGCAGTATTGCGTTTGATGTGCGACTGCCGCGCACCTTGTTGGCGTTGATTGTGGGCGCAGGGCTGGGCATGGCCGGTGCTGCCATGCAGGGCCTGTTGCGCAATCCGCTGGCCGAGCCGGGCGTGCTGGGGGTGTCGTCGGGTGCGGCCCTGGGCGCGGTGATTACCTTGTATTTTGGCTTGGCGGCCTGGGGCTGGGGCGTGCTGCCGGTGGCCGCCATGCTCGGCAGCCTGATCGCGCTGCTGGCCATCTATGGGCTGGCGGGTAAAAGCAAAAGCCTGCTGGTGCTTATTCTTGCGGGCGTTGCGTTAAACGCCTTGTTCGGTGCCCTGACGGCGGTGGCGCTCAACTTTGCCAAAAACCTGTTCGCCCTGCAGGAAATTATTTTCTGGCTGATGGGCTCGCTCGCCAACCGCAGTAACGA
This region of Simiduia agarivorans SA1 = DSM 21679 genomic DNA includes:
- a CDS encoding Kazal-type serine protease inhibitor family protein, with the protein product MPKYTVLVFFLAALALAACGQERAPIASSAAPAAEHKAEAKPAVAEAVEQIADSCIDTSKINPNRMCTMDYNPVCGCDGKTYSNACGATNAGVTSWTKGECPSTH
- a CDS encoding FecCD family ABC transporter permease — encoded protein: MKTLILSAVLLLLAAVSLTLGVADISLLDAARDAWAGEQSAARSIAFDVRLPRTLLALIVGAGLGMAGAAMQGLLRNPLAEPGVLGVSSGAALGAVITLYFGLAAWGWGVLPVAAMLGSLIALLAIYGLAGKSKSLLVLILAGVALNALFGALTAVALNFAKNLFALQEIIFWLMGSLANRSNDHLLVAAPTIAMGMLLMWHRRAYLDALTLGDDTASSLGFNGNRERILILLGIALAVGGGVAVSGAIGFIGLMVPHLLRRWADYQPGKLLMLSALGGALLLLGADLLVRHLDLVRELKLGVVTSLLGAPFFIYLLMKSKRQFL
- a CDS encoding ABC transporter substrate-binding protein, which codes for MRYLITTLALLFTSIGSVAEAPAQRLVSLNLCVDQMLLRFAPRERIASVTYFADNPLMSPLAGQAAGLHKNHGLVEEVIPLGPDLVLAGEYGAREAAELLQALGFSLQRIPLPYALDDIEGHLDRMAVILGNPPALLEHKARWQARKTRLQAAAAALPESEKPTALMLGPNHVAPGAGTLEHEMLTLAGFRNWAALAGKQGFASISLERLVIDPPDVLIVDRVAAGHFSLAHEVLSHPALDAALAQGRLASLPGNLSVCPAPNINELITVLVDLRQSLAARERP
- a CDS encoding PilZ domain-containing protein, yielding MPTTNRRRFVRVKFTRAIRLTQGQHLWHCTLVDISLKGALLLLPDDSQPLADEPMSLDLRLDDQTHITLTARLAHQAGRQLGLHCCEIDVDSMAHLRQLISLNTGDADAAERELRQLVSDLP